The Juglans regia cultivar Chandler chromosome 1, Walnut 2.0, whole genome shotgun sequence nucleotide sequence CTATGCCTATCCGATTCGTTACAGAATGATGCACTCTGCGTATGCAATCCTTTTACTGGAAACTACCAAGATTTGCCAAAGTCTACGCTGTTTCTGAATCAACAGGTGGTTTATGGATTCGGGTTTCATCCCACAACCAAGGAATATAAGGTGCTTAAGATAGTTTACTACATGAATTCTAATAAAGATTACTTGCGTGCCCTTAGAGTCTATGTTGAGTTGGATTCAGAAGTTCAAATCTTCACTCTGGGAAGCTCCACTTGGAGAAGTTTGGGAAAGGTAGGTTATCTCCACCACCTTTATCAGTGGCATTCACAAGTCTTGGTTAATGGAAGACTCCATTGGGTGACTTGGCCACGTAGATACCACCATGGGATCAAGATAATCTCGTTTGACTTGGCAGAGGAGCAATTTCTGGAGGTCCCAAGTACACCTTTAATGGGGTTTAATTATCATCTAGTGGTTCTAGGAGGATGTCTTTTTGCTGCAGTTTATTTTAACTATTGCAAATTGGAGATATGGGTAATGGCAGAGTATGGTGTGGAGGAGTCTTGGATCAAGAAGTTCGACATAAGAGCCCACATGCCTAAGGGACTTAAAGAAGACCCAGCAAACCAGTTCTTCAAGAATTCAAAGATAATCTGGAAAGGAGGATATATTCGAGTTTTATGCCTTCTGAAGAACGGTGACATCTTATTGGAATATAAGAATAGAGCTCTGGTATCTTATGGCCCTAAAAGCGGAGAGTTTAAAGATGTAATATTTCAGGGAATGCCGAAGTGGTATCAGACAATTGTGCATGTGGGTAGCCTTACCTGGATTGACACGACCTTGATTAGTACTGGTGCATGAAGTGCGACAATGGAAAAAGTGCATACTTCTTTCTTGGTGAGTTTGTTTCTTCTCTCTTCATTTCCACATCCTTTTCATATTGTTTTGGATCTCCATAACCAAAGCCTCCAATTTGGAATTCAAttgaatttttgttaaaatattgatCTACATCATTGGAAACTGAAAACTCCTTAATTATGCTCTTTATGAAGATTAAAAGGTTTGATAATCGTTTGAATTAGTCCTCCAAAGATTTGAGCATCTTTATGTGGGATTAACAGATGAAAGTAATGTTAATGCTAAGAAGCATTAACAGTTACTTACATTAATGCCCCTATCCCTCACAATATGCATGGTACGTACCAGCATAATTTAATATTTGTGAGAAAGATGTTCCATATAAGAATTGCAACATAAGTTGATCTCTCTTCTTCTGAGTTAGATTGTAAAGAAAGTAAAGAAGAGTTTTTGAAGAATTGTGTAATGCTCATTCAAATAATTTGGCAGATTACAGGAggtgtatatatacacataattacaattgatttcctaactttaTGCAACATTCTAATTTTAGTTTGACAACTATCTAATTCAAAATCAAATCCGCAAGATCACAACTCCTCATCCTTTATCTGTAGCACTGATTTCGGCAAGTGATGATTGTAGGTTTGGCTCTTCCTGATTTTCAGAGATATCAACTTGATCTTCTACACGCCCCTTCAATCTGAAGGGGAGATCACGAACATTCAGATTGAATTGAACATTCTTGAACTTGCTTGGTGGCAACGATTTTGTCAAGGCATATGCTAGCTGATCACGACTCGATATAAATTGCATAGATAATTGTTTGCGAGACACTTGATCCCTGACAAAGTGGAAATCGATTTTGATGAGAGGTAAGTTGCGccaatattgtcacaccaaAGCACAGGCGGATGATGTACAGAGATGCCAAGCTCAGATAAAATGGACTTGATCCATGTGATTTCGGCTGCAGTGTTTGTAAGGGACTTGTATTCAGCCTCAATGTTGCTTCGGGCCActgtttgttgttgtttgcaGCTCCATGAAGTTATATTAGGTCCTTGAAAAATGCAATAGGCACCGACagatattttatcatctctatCAGCCGCCCAATCTGAGTCTGAATAGGCTTGGAGTTGCAGATTTGTTGCTTTGGTGATGAAGAGGCCTGTTGAAACCATATTTTTGAGATATCTAAATATTCGTTTAACAGTTTGCCAATGTGATTCCATAGGCTTATGCATGAACTTGCTTACTTTGTGAACTGCAAATGCCAAATCAGGCCTCGTAAAAGCTAAGTATTGCATGCTGCCAACGATACTTTGATATAAACCCACATCAGTACATGGAATGCCATCGGTTGCAGTAAGATGACATGTAGAAGCCAATGGAGTGGTACACGACTTAGCTTTATCCATGTTGCTTCTTTTTAGTAAATCAACTACATACTTTCGTTGAGTGAGATAAAGTCCCTTTGAGCTTCAAACAACTTCAACCCCGAGAAAGAAGTGGAGATCTCAAAGCTCTTTCAAAGCAAACTCAGCTTTTAGACTTTGTATTATTTTGGTGATGACAGTAGAGCTTGAGcttgtaattaatatatcatcagcatatatCAAAATGTAAATAGCCTCTGTTTTTGTCTTTAGAATAAAAAGGGAGTTGTCGGCTTGACTTTCATTGAAATTCAAAGATTTGAGTTTATCCGAGAGCTTCGAAAACCAAGCTCTTGGAGCTTGGCGTAGGCCATATAGTGACTTGTGTAGCTTACACACATGATGTGGATACTGTGGCTGAATGTAGCCTTGAGGTTGAGCCATGAACACTTCTTCGTGTAAATCGCCATGCAGAAAGACATTTTGCACATCAAGTTGAAGTGTAGGCCAACCATAAGAAACAACAAGAGATAGAACCAGCCGAATTGTTGCATGTTTTACAACAGGGCTAAATGTTTATGAAAAATCAACTCCTTCTTGTTGATGGAAGCCTTTGGCAACCAATTGAGCCTTGTAATGCTCAATGGTTCCATCGGCTTTCTTCTTGATCCGATATACCCAGCGATAGCCCATGATGTTAGTGTGTGGTGAAGGTGCAACAAGGGACCAGGTTCCATTTTGTAGAAGGGCATCAAATTCTTTGTTCATTGCTGCACGCCAATGAATATGCTTGGATGCTTCCGTAAAAGATGTTGGTTCTGGAGCTGGAGTGGCTGTTTCAATTATCAATGCTTTCAGAAGAGGGTATCGAATATAGCAATCTAATTGCTTCTGGGGCTAATGAATATTGTTCTTTGATCTTGTAATCATTGGGTGGCTGTTTGCAGCATGTTGTGATGGAGTAGTGCACTAAGTAGAAGCCAAATCCGAAGTTGGAGCTGCTATGTATGGTTGGCGATAAGGGACAACAAATGCATGTTGAGTTGAGCACTCTTCCTCTGTTTCTGCAATAGAAGGTAAACAAGGTGCAGATTGTGTTTGTGTAGGGAGGAGGTGAGGTTGCAAATGTGTGGTGCTGGTAGGTGCCTCAACGTTTATATTTGAGGGAAGAGACACGATTTGAAGAGTAGAGGACTCGAATTGAGAGGGGTTGACATGGAGAAAAAttgtttcataaaatataacatgtCTTGAAATATAAGTCTTTTCAGTTGATGGATCAAAACATTTATAACCTTGATGACAAAGACTGTAGCCAAGGAAGATGCATGTATGAGACCGAAagctgagtttatttttattgtaggGTCGCATGTTTGGCTTTTCCTGATTTTCAATGATATCAACTTGATCTTCTACATAGAcattaagtttaaaaattaatcagGGCAATAAAAAATAAGGATAATACTATTTAGTCCCATGATTTTGCTCGCTCatgtatcttattttatatttttcataagggTTATGGACGTGATTACTAGTGAATTTGTGTCttttttcaaatgtttaaagatatttaaaaaatgttttaaaaaaaaatgcaattgctcTAGTGGTTACTTTGAGGAGGCAAAATCATAAGGTTGAGTAGCAGCACCCTAAAAATAAAGCCACCGGTTGTATCATAATTAatggttttaaaaaagagaaatgctttaaacataaatgatttttacaaaagtaaattcacaaattgatatggcttGAAGTGGTACGCCAAATTGTATAGTTAATTTTactataaagtaaatctaatgaATACACAAAGGTACTCAttttatgatattacttttgtaaaatctctttatagttgtaacacttctctttaaaaaattgacataaaAGCTTAGCAATGTTCAAACACTCTCGAGTCACATTATTCTAACTTTCTTGAGTGATTTCAAACATTTACCGCTAACGTTTAGTGCGCAAAATGCATTCGAACGTGTTGGAGTAAATTTTGAACATTCTAgaaaattgttcaaatgtttgtCACTAATGGCTTATTGTGCAAAATGCATTTGAATGTTCTTTAGGATCATTGGATGTATGCATAAGCCGCGCGTGAGATGTACGCGCCGCACTATTCGATGGATTTCTTCGTCTTCTGGTAGATCGGCGTCTGGAGAGGCTAATGGTGGGACCCGTGTCGGTCCTAGATCGCCGGAAAATAGCAGATCGACATGTTTCGGTGCTAATGGGTTAAAATTAAAAGGCAAAACGGGAAGAAACAAAGCTAAACTCGAAATAGCAAGgggaggaggtggaggaggcTCCTGGGTGAGGCGATAGAAGAACTTTTAACTGGAGAGAGAGCTTTCAGATTTCGGGGGCAAATTGAGAGTTTCCCAAAGATAGTGAACTACAAAAAGTTGGCCTAGAGCACCCTTAATGgcttttgtattatataaaaaaaatgtaaattatttgaaaaattgctCTAAAAAGGAGTTCCATCTGATTAggtaaaatgaattgtaaaattcaatTAGCTACAGTAACCCACTACATGTAGCGGATACTGTTCATCctgtaaactttttttttttattattgatatttcatttactccctcattttcttttacttagatttttatcatataagcaaattctttttattattcatcatttaaaacacatatatttgattttcttctaaaaggtatattggaaatatttttaaaccaaatttttcatattttgattttatttttaatttttatttagcttatatatttttgttttacgtgtATAGGactgaattattttacattgtatataagaataaattgcaagtataaaaaaatatatagatattgtaaatttattggtagaaatgaaatatttaaaaagaataaaaagaatatttaaataatatagaaaaaaaaataaataaattgatggatgacatattataaaaattagtatgtaaaatagaaaaaaatgaattttagtgatgtattttaaaaaataggataaaaaattCATTGAGAGTCCTCCAAGTGTGTTTTACAATTCTTGCAAAAttcttttggaagaaaaaagttaaaaaaaggtACAGTTTgaacataatattttactattcaaacgtTATAAAAACTGGTTTAATTATTCGACAATTATTCAAgacaatttttaataatagttacaTATCGTTAGTACAAAATATCAAAAGGAAATTCTGTGTCTCGAGAAAATCTTCCGATacattttttatccttttatgtgattaagaaaatattttttaataatattgtgatttaaaaaaaaacatttaaggttattaaaaaaatacagaaaaaatgcctaaaaaaatgaattgcacTAATCAAAACTAAGTCGAGACCGAAAATCGGTGGTTGTAGTGCAAACCAATATCAAATTACTTGAGCGGTCGCTACCAAAGCCCAAAGGCATGATGGGCGacccctattttttttattttaaatttattttctatattatatctaattatatttttcttttcgagGTTGATACGACATTTCTTTAATTCAGTAATAAACGTGGTAATGTCATTGGGGTTGATAAATCGTGATAATTAGTCGGGTCAAGTCgtgtttattatataatatagattaATTTGAACACGATTCATTAAGATTAATAGATAagatttttaaatcttaacacATCTCATTAAAATAATGGATTGACATGATACAATCTGTTTGATccgttatgaattaattaaaaatatgtcaacATGACATGACCCGTTTGAACCTgtttcaacccatttatatgGAAGGGTTGAGTTGACCAAAATAATCAatttgacctgattaatataattttatataaaatctaaaatcataatatctcctaaaaatataaaactaactacataaatctaaaatacaatctaaacaataaaaataccaaaattacaTTATAGAGGAAGTATGGGAGGCGGTCGTGACTTGTGAGAACTAACTCAATTgagaactgagagagagagagttaggaaATACGAAATAGTTAGGGTATTTTTGTCTTTAGGTTAAAAaggatataattataattttgaataaaaaatttaataggtCTAAACATGCCATCACTAGGTTAAGTGGGTTAGCACGTTAAtgaatcgtgtcttaacgggtcaatccgttttgatccGAACCCGTTAACATAAAACCCAAACTAACTAATTTCATATCGTATTCGTATTGAGTTAACAAGTTGTATTACATATTGCTACCGCTACGGAATTGACCACTAAACTATTGCTAATAAATATCTAAAAATGCTGCATCCATCGAGTATGCAGCACAAGAAAAGTCATcgattcatattttattttatttttttacttaattattaagtaagtattttaattaaatttgtgaatttttttaaatatttaaaggaacttcaaaaaataattaaaaaaatataaaataaaaaagtacattCTATACTTATCGATAAGAATTATCGGTGCCACTCATAGTGGCCCCAGCATGacccataaatattatttaatatctacTTCTATGCTGTTAACACAAACTCTGCCAAATTAAGCTTAGCACAAAAAAAGCAACTTCAAAGAAAAAACTCCAACAAAGAAATAGCAATCCTGATTAAGAGTCATCAAACATGATAATCATATGGTAGAAATGGTCTTAAATAAAGACAACAGGTTATATATGTCAGTTGCCATtctaaaagatgaataaaattagaGAAGCTAGGACTGGATGCGGTGTAAAGAAAAGATTTACACCCTTTGATGGAATTGTGTgctttttaataagtaaaaaatagaaCTGACTCAGTTAACCAAACCCCATTCCCcacccccatctctctctctctctctctctctctctcatgcctAAAACTTTTTTTCCTCAGTCGATCTCCATCAGCTCCTTACAGGAGCTACAAAAAGAAGCTCCATCAGGCTAATTTGTAATCTCTTCCCAACGAACAACCCACTGGGGCAATGGAAAATGCTGAATACAACCGTGCCTTGTCCCCGTTGCGGCCTCGGCGCCTACGTGGCATTAATGCTAAACGACGCCGTATGTCGCCATATGTAATAATTTGAATTCGGGTTCACATTCGCTTCTTCCTCTGGCATCCCTCTCTTTCCTTCCCCCGCATCCCATCCCTCTATTCCCTTCCCCACGCACGAACCCTAACCCACGAACCTGGAATTCAGTTCGCATTCGCTTCTTCCTCTGGCATTCCatccctctcttcctttcccccGCATCCGATCCCTCTCTTTTTCCCCCACGCACGAGCCCTAACCCACGAACCCGCGACCCCGCAAAGCTCCATCCCCCGCATCCCTCTCTTTcgcacgaaccctaaccctaatctacAGTCCTCTTCAGCCTTCAAGCCGTGAACACACATGAACCCGCAAACCGTTATCTCTTCTCCACGACCCCGCATCCCTCTCTTTCGCat carries:
- the LOC109001796 gene encoding F-box protein At3g07870-like is translated as MGSNSEIIEVEIKRSNLVAELSSPVLESLPRDLILCILSRLPVSSFVQLRSVCTGWCMLARDPDLVNKYRSCMDEINNPCLIFHSDCTIKNQLHFVEFPDCNHESKEKAKRFHVPFWEVMPEFDVLGSYNGLLCLSDSLQNDALCVCNPFTGNYQDLPKSTLFLNQQVVYGFGFHPTTKEYKVLKIVYYMNSNKDYLRALRVYVELDSEVQIFTLGSSTWRSLGKVGYLHHLYQWHSQVLVNGRLHWVTWPRRYHHGIKIISFDLAEEQFLEVPSTPLMGFNYHLVVLGGCLFAAVYFNYCKLEIWVMAEYGVEESWIKKFDIRAHMPKGLKEDPANQFFKNSKIIWKGGYIRVLCLLKNGDILLEYKNRALVSYGPKSGEFKDVIFQGMPKWYQTIVHVGSLTWIDTTLISTGA